The following proteins are encoded in a genomic region of Thermus sp. LT1-2-5:
- a CDS encoding phospholipase D-like domain-containing protein has translation MLWVVMRRLLFTLIFLLLAALAAPRLVVEPEDGVAPLLDLIRAAKTEILVKAYLWTPSRMDVVEALGEAVARGVKVRVLLEREPSGGRADLTVYQALKERGVEVRLTTPFRFVFVHEKSLVVDRKWAWVGTMNFTGSSFGANREYALILDDPKQVAEVARVFEADWKGERLDLSRSLLVWAPSRVLGGVKEGNAREVLLSLIQGAKRELFLEHQAMADPEVVAALKAALARGVRVRLVGSPAEPGDTYFLAGAEALKAAGAEVRFLPDPYVHAKVLVQDGEVALLGSLNLSANSLNANRELAVRLSRKEAPEAFARLLAVMEKDFQAGLKENPFALPEVEGTIPWQEAPRYFGRVARVEGVIQRVEDRGTVAFLHFGTGESDLRLAVFPRSYGLFQQPFPQSYLGKKVRAKGRIVLYAGYYEIVLEGPEALEVLDGSP, from the coding sequence ATGCTTTGGGTGGTGATGCGAAGGCTCCTCTTTACCCTAATCTTTCTCCTCCTCGCCGCCCTGGCGGCGCCCCGGCTGGTGGTGGAGCCCGAGGACGGGGTGGCGCCCCTCTTGGACCTCATCCGCGCCGCCAAGACGGAGATCCTGGTCAAGGCCTACCTCTGGACCCCAAGCCGCATGGACGTGGTGGAGGCGTTGGGGGAGGCGGTGGCCCGGGGGGTCAAGGTGCGGGTCCTCCTGGAGCGGGAGCCCTCGGGCGGACGGGCGGACCTCACGGTCTACCAGGCCCTGAAGGAACGGGGGGTGGAGGTGCGCCTCACCACCCCCTTCCGCTTCGTCTTCGTCCACGAGAAGAGCCTGGTGGTGGACCGCAAGTGGGCCTGGGTGGGGACCATGAACTTCACGGGAAGCTCCTTTGGGGCCAACCGGGAGTACGCCCTCATCCTGGACGACCCCAAGCAGGTGGCGGAGGTGGCCCGGGTCTTCGAGGCGGACTGGAAGGGGGAGCGCCTGGACCTCTCCCGGTCCCTCCTCGTCTGGGCCCCAAGCCGCGTCTTGGGCGGGGTCAAGGAGGGGAACGCCCGCGAGGTCCTCCTTTCCCTCATCCAAGGGGCCAAGCGCGAGCTCTTCCTAGAGCACCAGGCCATGGCGGACCCGGAGGTGGTGGCCGCCCTGAAAGCGGCCTTGGCCCGGGGGGTCAGGGTGCGCCTGGTGGGAAGCCCCGCCGAGCCTGGGGACACCTACTTCCTGGCGGGGGCAGAGGCCCTCAAGGCGGCAGGGGCCGAGGTGCGCTTCCTCCCCGACCCCTACGTCCACGCCAAGGTGCTGGTGCAAGACGGGGAGGTGGCCCTTTTGGGAAGCCTCAACCTGAGCGCCAACTCCCTAAACGCCAACCGCGAGCTCGCCGTGCGCCTTTCCCGCAAGGAGGCCCCGGAGGCCTTCGCCCGCCTCCTGGCGGTGATGGAAAAGGACTTCCAAGCGGGGCTAAAGGAAAACCCCTTCGCCCTGCCCGAGGTGGAAGGGACCATCCCCTGGCAGGAAGCCCCCCGGTATTTCGGCCGGGTGGCCCGGGTGGAAGGGGTGATCCAGCGGGTGGAGGACCGGGGCACCGTGGCCTTCCTCCACTTCGGCACGGGGGAAAGCGACCTGCGCCTGGCGGTCTTCCCGCGCAGCTATGGCCTTTTCCAACAGCCCTTCCCCCAAAGCTATCTGGGCAAGAAGGTGCGGGCCAAAGGGCGCATCGTCCTCTACGCTGGCTACTACGAGATTGTCTTGGAAGGCCCCGAGGCCCTCGAGGTCCTGGATGGAAGCCCTTAA
- the tsaB gene encoding tRNA (adenosine(37)-N6)-threonylcarbamoyltransferase complex dimerization subunit type 1 TsaB has product MEGVWTLTLDTATPYLALGVFQGEEGVGRVVRLGRRHEEALFPLLDEVLAEVRARREDIGALVLGTGPGSYTGLRIALAAGLGVALAQGAKVYGVSSLLAACWPFLAEGGPPLTPLFTARNRLYYGATYAKREGRPLVLTPPRKLTAEELPQTGLLLDPPPDPWALYALKPFAQEGVEPLYL; this is encoded by the coding sequence ATGGAAGGCGTGTGGACCCTGACCCTGGACACCGCCACCCCCTATTTGGCCCTGGGCGTCTTCCAGGGCGAGGAGGGGGTGGGCCGGGTGGTGCGCCTGGGAAGGCGGCATGAGGAAGCGCTTTTCCCGCTCTTAGACGAGGTCCTGGCCGAGGTGAGGGCGAGGCGGGAGGACATCGGCGCCCTGGTCCTGGGCACGGGCCCAGGCTCCTACACGGGCCTCCGCATCGCCTTGGCCGCGGGGCTCGGGGTGGCCCTGGCCCAAGGGGCTAAGGTCTACGGGGTAAGCTCCCTCCTGGCCGCCTGCTGGCCCTTTTTGGCGGAGGGTGGGCCTCCCCTCACCCCCCTCTTCACCGCCAGGAACCGCCTCTACTACGGGGCCACCTACGCCAAGCGGGAAGGCAGGCCCCTGGTGCTAACCCCCCCCAGGAAGCTCACGGCGGAGGAGCTTCCCCAAACGGGCCTTCTCCTGGACCCTCCCCCGGACCCCTGGGCCCTTTATGCCCTCAAGCCCTTCGCCCAGGAAGGGGTGGAGCCCCTCTACCTCTAA
- a CDS encoding DNA-directed RNA polymerase subunit beta, whose translation MEIKRFGRIREVIPLPPLTEIQVASYKKALQADVPPDKRENVGIQAAFKETFPIEEGDKGKGGLVLDFLEYRIGEPPFPPDECRQKDLTYQAPLYARLQLIHKDTGLIKEDEVFLGHIPLMTEDGSFIINGADRVIVSQIHRSPGVYFTPDPTRPGRYIASIIPLPKRGPWIDLELETNGTVSMKVNKRKFPLILLLRVLGYDAETLNRELGAYGELVQGLLDEAVLAMRPEEALVRLFTLLRPGDPPKKDKALAYLYGLLADPRRYDLGEAGRYKAEEKLGIRLTGRTLARFEDGEFKDEVFLPTLRYLFALTAGVPGHEVDDIDHLGNRRIRTVGELMADQFRVGLSRLARGVRERMVMGGDALTPAKLVNNRPLEAAIREFFSRSQLSQFKDETNPLSSLRHKRRISALGPGGLTRERAGFDVRDVHRTHYGRICPVETPEGANIGLITSLAAYARVDELGFIRTPYRRVVNGVVTDEVAYMTATEEDRFTIAQANTPLEGNRIATDRVVARRRGEPVIVSPEEVEFMDVSPKQVFSVNTNLIPFLEHDDANRALMGSNMQTQAVPLIRAQAPVVMTGLEERVVRDSLAALYAEEDGEVVAVDGRRIAVRYEDGRLVEYPLRRYVRSNQGTALDQRPRVVVGQKVKKGDLLADGPASEEGFLALGQNVLVAIMPFDGYNFEDAIVISEELLKRDFYTSIHIERYEIEARDTKLGPERITRDIPHLSEAALRDLDEEGVVRIGAEVKPGDILVGRTSFKGEQEPSPEERLLRSIFGEKARDVKDTSLRVPPGEGGIVVGTLRLKRGDPGVELKPGVREVVRVFVAQKRKLQVGDKLANRHGNKGVVAKILPVEDMPHLPDGTPVDVILNPLGVPSRMNLGQILETHLGLAGYFLGQRYISPVFDGATEPEIKELLAEAFDLYFGKRKAEGFGVDKREKEVLARATKLGLVSPDKSPEEQLKELFTQGKVVLYDGRSGEPIEGPIVVGQMFIMKLYHMVEDKMHARSTGPYSLITQQPLGGKAQFGGQRFGEMEVWALEAYGAAHTLQEMLTLKSDDIEGRNAAYEAIIKGEDVPEPSVPESFRVLVKELQALALDVQTLDEKDNPVDIFEGLASKR comes from the coding sequence ATGGAGATTAAGCGGTTTGGTCGCATCCGAGAGGTTATTCCTTTGCCTCCCCTTACGGAAATCCAGGTGGCTTCCTACAAGAAGGCCCTTCAGGCGGACGTCCCCCCCGACAAGCGGGAGAACGTGGGCATCCAAGCGGCCTTCAAGGAGACCTTCCCCATCGAGGAGGGGGACAAGGGCAAGGGCGGTCTGGTCCTGGACTTCTTGGAGTACCGCATCGGAGAGCCTCCCTTTCCCCCCGACGAGTGCCGGCAGAAGGACCTGACCTACCAGGCTCCCTTGTACGCCCGTCTCCAGCTCATCCACAAGGACACGGGGCTCATCAAGGAGGACGAGGTCTTCCTAGGCCACATCCCCCTGATGACCGAAGACGGCTCCTTTATTATCAACGGGGCCGACCGGGTCATCGTTTCCCAGATCCACCGCTCCCCCGGGGTGTACTTCACCCCCGACCCCACCCGCCCCGGTCGGTACATTGCCAGCATCATCCCCTTGCCCAAGCGGGGACCTTGGATTGACCTGGAATTGGAGACGAACGGCACCGTCTCCATGAAGGTCAACAAGCGCAAGTTCCCCCTGATCCTGCTCCTCAGGGTCCTGGGGTACGACGCCGAAACCTTGAACCGCGAGCTTGGGGCCTACGGGGAGCTGGTGCAAGGTCTACTGGACGAGGCGGTGCTCGCCATGCGCCCCGAGGAAGCCCTGGTGCGCCTCTTCACCCTGCTCCGCCCGGGGGACCCGCCCAAGAAGGACAAGGCCCTGGCCTACCTCTATGGCCTCCTGGCCGACCCCCGGCGCTACGACCTGGGAGAGGCGGGGCGGTACAAAGCGGAGGAGAAGCTCGGCATCCGCCTCACGGGCCGTACCCTGGCCCGCTTCGAGGACGGGGAGTTCAAGGACGAGGTCTTCCTGCCCACCCTGCGCTACCTCTTCGCCCTCACCGCTGGGGTGCCGGGCCACGAGGTGGACGACATCGACCACCTGGGCAACCGCCGCATCCGCACGGTGGGGGAGCTCATGGCCGACCAGTTCCGGGTGGGCTTAAGCCGCCTGGCCCGCGGGGTGCGGGAGCGCATGGTTATGGGCGGGGATGCCCTGACCCCGGCCAAGCTGGTGAACAATCGGCCCCTCGAGGCCGCCATCCGCGAGTTCTTCAGCCGTAGCCAGCTCTCCCAGTTCAAGGACGAGACCAACCCCCTTTCCTCCTTGCGGCACAAGCGCCGCATCTCCGCCTTGGGCCCAGGGGGGCTTACCCGGGAGCGGGCGGGCTTTGACGTGCGCGACGTCCACCGCACCCACTACGGCCGCATCTGCCCGGTGGAGACCCCGGAAGGGGCCAACATCGGCCTCATCACCTCCTTGGCCGCCTACGCCCGGGTGGACGAGCTGGGCTTCATCCGCACCCCCTACCGCCGGGTGGTGAACGGGGTGGTGACGGACGAGGTGGCCTACATGACCGCCACGGAGGAGGACCGCTTCACCATCGCCCAGGCCAACACCCCCCTCGAGGGCAACCGCATTGCCACAGACCGGGTGGTGGCCCGGCGGCGCGGGGAGCCCGTGATCGTAAGCCCGGAAGAGGTGGAGTTCATGGACGTCTCCCCCAAGCAGGTCTTCTCCGTGAACACCAACCTCATCCCCTTCCTGGAGCACGACGACGCCAACCGGGCCCTGATGGGTTCCAACATGCAGACCCAGGCGGTGCCCCTCATCCGGGCCCAGGCCCCGGTGGTGATGACGGGCCTGGAGGAGCGGGTGGTGCGGGACTCCTTGGCCGCCCTGTACGCCGAGGAGGACGGGGAGGTGGTGGCAGTGGACGGCCGCCGCATTGCCGTGCGTTACGAGGACGGCCGCCTGGTGGAATACCCCTTGCGCCGCTACGTGCGCTCCAACCAGGGCACCGCCTTGGACCAACGCCCCCGGGTGGTGGTGGGCCAGAAGGTGAAGAAGGGGGACCTCCTGGCGGACGGCCCCGCCTCCGAGGAGGGCTTCTTGGCCCTGGGGCAGAACGTCCTGGTGGCCATCATGCCCTTTGACGGCTACAACTTTGAGGACGCCATCGTCATCAGCGAGGAGCTCCTGAAGCGGGACTTCTACACCTCCATCCACATCGAGCGCTACGAGATCGAGGCCCGGGACACCAAACTGGGCCCCGAGCGCATCACCCGGGACATCCCCCATCTCTCCGAGGCGGCCTTGCGCGACCTGGACGAGGAGGGTGTGGTGCGCATCGGCGCCGAGGTGAAGCCGGGCGACATCCTGGTGGGCCGCACCAGCTTCAAGGGCGAGCAGGAGCCCTCCCCCGAGGAGCGCCTCCTCCGCTCCATCTTTGGCGAGAAGGCCCGGGACGTGAAGGACACCTCCTTGCGGGTGCCCCCCGGGGAAGGGGGCATCGTGGTGGGTACCCTGCGCCTCAAGCGGGGCGACCCGGGGGTGGAGCTCAAGCCCGGGGTGCGGGAGGTGGTGCGGGTCTTCGTGGCGCAAAAGCGCAAGCTCCAAGTGGGGGACAAGCTGGCCAACCGCCACGGGAACAAGGGCGTGGTGGCCAAGATCCTCCCCGTGGAGGACATGCCCCACCTGCCGGACGGCACCCCGGTGGACGTGATCCTGAACCCCCTGGGGGTGCCGAGCCGGATGAACCTGGGGCAGATCCTGGAAACCCACCTGGGCCTGGCGGGCTACTTCCTGGGCCAGCGCTACATCTCCCCGGTGTTTGACGGGGCCACGGAGCCCGAGATCAAGGAGCTCTTGGCCGAGGCCTTTGACCTTTACTTTGGCAAGCGCAAGGCCGAGGGCTTCGGGGTGGACAAGCGGGAGAAAGAGGTCCTGGCACGGGCCACGAAGCTTGGCTTGGTGAGCCCGGACAAGAGCCCGGAGGAACAGCTCAAGGAGCTCTTCACCCAGGGCAAGGTGGTGCTCTACGATGGCCGTTCCGGCGAGCCCATTGAGGGGCCCATCGTGGTGGGGCAGATGTTCATCATGAAGCTCTACCACATGGTGGAGGACAAGATGCACGCCCGCTCCACCGGCCCCTACTCCCTCATCACCCAGCAACCTTTGGGCGGCAAGGCCCAGTTCGGTGGCCAGCGCTTCGGGGAGATGGAGGTATGGGCCCTCGAGGCCTACGGGGCCGCCCACACCCTGCAGGAGATGCTTACCCTCAAGTCCGACGACATAGAAGGCCGCAACGCCGCCTACGAGGCCATCATCAAGGGCGAGGACGTGCCCGAGCCCAGCGTGCCCGAGTCCTTCCGCGTCTTGGTCAAGGAGCTACAGGCCCTGGCCCTGGACGTGCAGACCCTGGACGAGAAGGACAACCCCGTGGACATCTTCGAGGGCCTGGCGTCCAAGCGCTAA
- a CDS encoding NAD(P)H-dependent oxidoreductase: MSLRVLGVNASARTDGFTAELLDEVLEAARRKGALTERLDLVKHPFPLCVGNYSQDPSSCGPETCVQGPWDGFGKVAERILNADAVVFATPVYWFSVSARMKALLERMTSMENQGLLNLGKPMALLAVAEEEGASQALSQMLLPLSYMGFVLAPLGLVYAHRRGLRTFKENRELVEDARIAGENLVLMAERLRGTPFQEPLPSYVYRVPRLPGVVAD, encoded by the coding sequence ATGAGTTTACGCGTGCTCGGCGTCAACGCATCGGCACGGACGGACGGGTTTACGGCGGAGCTTCTAGACGAGGTTTTGGAGGCGGCCAGGCGCAAGGGAGCACTCACGGAGCGCCTGGATTTGGTGAAGCACCCCTTTCCCTTGTGCGTGGGGAACTACTCCCAAGACCCTTCCTCCTGCGGCCCCGAAACCTGCGTGCAGGGGCCCTGGGACGGGTTTGGCAAGGTGGCGGAGCGGATCCTGAACGCCGACGCCGTGGTCTTCGCCACCCCCGTGTACTGGTTTAGCGTTTCCGCCCGGATGAAAGCCCTCTTGGAGCGGATGACCTCCATGGAGAACCAGGGGCTTTTGAACCTGGGCAAGCCCATGGCCCTCTTGGCCGTGGCCGAGGAGGAGGGGGCGAGCCAGGCCTTGAGCCAGATGCTTTTGCCCCTTTCCTACATGGGCTTCGTCCTCGCCCCCTTGGGCCTGGTGTATGCCCATCGGCGGGGGCTTCGCACCTTCAAGGAAAACCGGGAGCTGGTGGAAGACGCCCGCATCGCCGGGGAGAACCTGGTCCTCATGGCCGAAAGGCTCCGGGGAACCCCGTTCCAAGAGCCCCTTCCCAGCTACGTCTACCGGGTTCCCCGCCTGCCGGGGGTGGTGGCGGATTAG
- a CDS encoding TatD family hydrolase: MTDTHAHLDFLEPEELEEAKAHLGELKAVLTLGVDPSRWERTLALAQGNVYAALGLHPTSAHLLSPEVEEALRHYARHGRVRAIGETGLDYYWTPETKAAQHKALDFQAALAEERGLPLVLHVRSKDASAEEDLAAWLLLHRPKRAVLHAFGGHPALEWAGLEVGAYFSFAGPLTYRKNEALREVAKRLPEDRLLVETDTPFLPPEPHRGKRNRPHYVRFTLAKLAEVRGLTLAEAEALTDQNAQVCFGW; encoded by the coding sequence ATGACGGACACCCACGCCCACCTGGACTTTCTGGAACCCGAGGAGCTGGAGGAGGCCAAGGCCCACCTGGGCGAACTCAAGGCGGTCCTCACCCTGGGGGTGGACCCAAGCCGCTGGGAGAGGACCCTGGCCCTAGCCCAAGGCAACGTGTACGCCGCCCTCGGCCTCCATCCCACCAGCGCCCACCTCCTCTCCCCCGAGGTGGAGGAGGCGTTGCGCCACTACGCCCGCCACGGGCGGGTCAGGGCCATCGGGGAAACCGGCTTGGACTACTACTGGACCCCGGAGACCAAGGCCGCCCAGCACAAGGCCCTGGACTTCCAGGCGGCCTTGGCGGAGGAGCGGGGACTCCCCTTGGTCCTCCACGTGCGGAGCAAGGACGCAAGCGCCGAGGAGGACCTCGCCGCCTGGCTCCTCCTCCACCGCCCCAAGCGGGCCGTGCTCCACGCCTTCGGGGGGCACCCCGCCTTGGAGTGGGCGGGCCTCGAGGTGGGGGCCTACTTCAGCTTTGCCGGCCCCCTCACCTACAGGAAAAACGAGGCCCTCCGGGAGGTGGCGAAACGCCTCCCCGAGGACCGCCTCCTGGTGGAAACCGACACCCCCTTCCTCCCCCCCGAACCCCACCGGGGCAAGCGCAACCGCCCCCACTATGTGCGCTTCACCCTGGCCAAGCTAGCGGAGGTGCGGGGGCTAACCTTGGCCGAGGCGGAGGCCCTCACGGACCAAAACGCCCAGGTATGCTTTGGGTGGTGA
- a CDS encoding lipocalin family protein: MKRFFLLALLLSACAPALLGVDPGRLPDPGDWDPKPAPLEWWYASGFAGPYAFHFAFFKAYPPPAYRILGLPGSLFGPFHAAHLALTHLGTGERRFLEVADQDLLSSRGRAEPGPRLWVGDWRFEREGEGFALQTGPLALFLLPEKPPVVHPPGYSGTEETGRMYYQSYTRARAWGRVLGEEVAGEAWLDHQWGEQLSGLEATWDWFGLHLSDGSELMAYQVKDARGRVVQVLGSRVDPLGRVEAVDLAFLPLEAWRSPSGRVYTLSWRLEGPALDLTLRPFFREGEILSRTTRVAYWEGPVAGEGRLKGYPVRARGMGEFVAGAFRP, encoded by the coding sequence ATGAAGCGGTTCTTCCTTCTCGCTCTCCTCCTTTCTGCCTGCGCCCCCGCCCTCTTGGGGGTGGACCCCGGACGGCTTCCCGACCCCGGGGACTGGGACCCCAAGCCGGCTCCCTTGGAGTGGTGGTACGCCTCGGGCTTCGCCGGGCCCTACGCCTTCCACTTCGCCTTTTTCAAGGCCTACCCCCCGCCTGCCTACCGCATCCTGGGCCTGCCGGGAAGCCTTTTCGGCCCCTTCCACGCCGCCCACCTGGCCCTCACCCACCTGGGCACGGGGGAAAGGCGGTTTCTGGAGGTGGCGGATCAGGACCTCCTCTCCTCCCGGGGCCGGGCGGAGCCGGGGCCGCGGCTTTGGGTGGGGGATTGGCGCTTTGAGCGGGAAGGGGAAGGTTTTGCCCTCCAGACGGGCCCCTTGGCCCTTTTCCTCCTCCCGGAAAAGCCCCCCGTGGTCCACCCCCCGGGCTACTCGGGCACGGAGGAGACGGGGCGGATGTACTACCAGTCCTACACCCGGGCCCGGGCTTGGGGGAGGGTCTTGGGGGAGGAGGTGGCCGGGGAGGCCTGGCTGGACCACCAATGGGGGGAGCAGCTTTCCGGCCTAGAGGCTACCTGGGACTGGTTCGGCCTCCACCTCTCCGACGGCTCCGAGCTCATGGCCTACCAGGTGAAAGACGCCCGGGGCCGGGTGGTGCAGGTCCTGGGAAGCCGGGTGGACCCCTTGGGGCGGGTGGAGGCGGTGGACCTGGCCTTCCTGCCCCTGGAGGCCTGGCGGAGCCCCTCGGGCCGGGTCTACACCCTTTCTTGGCGCCTAGAGGGGCCGGCCCTGGACCTCACCCTGCGCCCCTTTTTCCGGGAGGGGGAGATCCTCTCCCGCACCACCCGGGTGGCCTACTGGGAAGGCCCCGTGGCGGGGGAGGGCAGGCTAAAGGGCTACCCCGTGCGGGCCCGGGGGATGGGGGAGTTTGTGGCGGGGGCCTTCCGCCCTTAA
- a CDS encoding sugar ABC transporter permease codes for MRGYPLYLLLSLGALLALAVLAERLRFAPGFVVSLGLLAYGALALYGLRFGLRHALLLFGLLAPWFPLAPVLAPLAFALLFGRRMGEKEQAAFYGWALVWPALALLLVWQVFPTFYAFYLSLFEKVNFLRPAAFAGLENYQILLKDPLFWRALGNTFWYVLFTVPTGLLLATAIAILLNTGVAFQGFYRTLYFLPYITALTAAAAVWRWIYHPEFGFLNWLLGTPGLDWLNTPTGVFALLLKPLGLEPQGFWAGPSLAFVAVMAMSVWHFLGYQVVILLAGLQAIPKEYYEAAELDGANFFQQHRLITWPLLSPTTFFLFTLGVIGAFQVFTQVYVLTPTGGVLQDTLTLAFYLYNKGFRDSDFSYASAIAMVTFLLILVLTLVQRRVLERRVNYEI; via the coding sequence ATGCGGGGGTACCCGTTATACCTTCTCCTTTCCTTGGGGGCCCTTTTGGCCTTGGCGGTGCTGGCGGAAAGGCTTCGCTTTGCGCCCGGCTTTGTGGTTTCCCTGGGCCTTCTCGCCTACGGCGCCTTGGCCCTTTATGGCCTCCGCTTTGGCCTGCGCCATGCGCTTTTGCTTTTTGGGCTTCTCGCCCCTTGGTTTCCCCTTGCGCCCGTCCTCGCCCCCCTGGCCTTCGCCCTTCTCTTTGGCCGGCGCATGGGGGAGAAAGAGCAGGCCGCCTTTTACGGGTGGGCCTTGGTCTGGCCCGCCTTGGCGCTTCTTTTGGTTTGGCAGGTCTTTCCCACCTTTTACGCCTTCTACTTAAGCCTCTTTGAGAAGGTGAACTTCCTGCGCCCGGCGGCCTTCGCCGGGCTTGAGAACTACCAGATCCTCCTCAAGGACCCCCTTTTTTGGCGGGCCCTGGGCAACACCTTCTGGTACGTGCTCTTCACCGTGCCCACGGGGCTTCTTTTGGCCACCGCCATCGCCATCCTCCTGAACACGGGGGTGGCCTTCCAGGGGTTTTACCGCACCCTTTACTTCCTCCCCTACATCACCGCCCTCACCGCGGCGGCGGCGGTGTGGCGCTGGATCTACCACCCCGAGTTTGGCTTTCTGAACTGGCTCCTTGGCACCCCGGGCCTGGACTGGCTCAACACCCCCACCGGGGTCTTCGCCCTTCTCCTTAAGCCCTTGGGCCTCGAGCCCCAGGGTTTTTGGGCGGGGCCGAGCCTGGCCTTCGTGGCGGTGATGGCCATGAGCGTCTGGCACTTCCTGGGGTACCAGGTGGTGATCCTTTTGGCGGGGCTTCAGGCCATCCCCAAGGAGTACTACGAGGCGGCGGAGCTGGACGGGGCCAACTTTTTCCAGCAACACCGCCTCATCACCTGGCCCCTCCTTTCCCCCACCACCTTCTTCCTCTTCACCCTGGGGGTGATCGGGGCCTTCCAGGTCTTCACCCAGGTCTACGTTCTGACCCCCACGGGCGGGGTGTTGCAGGACACCTTGACCCTGGCCTTCTACCTCTACAACAAGGGCTTCCGCGACTCCGATTTCTCCTACGCTAGCGCCATCGCCATGGTGACCTTCCTGCTCATCCTGGTCCTCACCCTGGTGCAGCGGCGGGTTTTAGAGCGGCGGGTGAACTATGAGATCTAG
- the aspS gene encoding aspartate--tRNA(Asn) ligase, with amino-acid sequence MRVLVKDLKEHVGKEVELLGFLHWRRDLGKVQFLLLRDRSGVVQVVTGGRKLPLPESSLRVRGVVVVSPKAPGGLEVQARDLEVLSPALEPTPVEIPKEEWRAHPDTLLEYRYVTLRGEKARAPLKVQAALVRGFRRYLDRQDFTEIFTPKVVRAGAEGGSGLFGVDYFEHRAYLAQSPQLYKQIMVGVFERVYEVAPVWRMEEHNTSRHLNEYLSLDVEMGFLRGEEDLMRLEEELLQEMLEEALTSAGNEIRLLEAEWPSIPKDIPRLTLAEARRLLKEELGYPAGQDLSEEAERLLGQYAKERWGTDWLFLTRYPKAVRPFYTYPEPDGTTRSFDLLFRGLEITSGGQRIHRYEELLRSLEEKGMDPEGFKGYLEVFKYGMPPHGGFAIGAERLTQKLLGLPNVRYARAFPRDRHRLTP; translated from the coding sequence ATGCGCGTACTGGTGAAGGACCTAAAGGAGCACGTGGGCAAAGAGGTGGAGCTTCTAGGCTTTCTCCACTGGCGCCGGGACCTGGGGAAGGTGCAGTTCCTCCTCCTGCGGGACCGAAGCGGGGTAGTGCAGGTGGTCACGGGGGGCAGGAAGCTTCCCCTACCCGAGTCCTCCCTCCGGGTGCGGGGGGTGGTGGTGGTAAGCCCCAAGGCCCCGGGGGGCCTCGAGGTCCAGGCCCGGGACCTGGAGGTCCTCTCCCCCGCCCTGGAACCCACCCCGGTGGAGATCCCCAAGGAGGAGTGGCGGGCCCACCCCGACACCCTCCTGGAATACCGTTACGTGACCCTAAGGGGGGAAAAGGCCCGCGCCCCCCTTAAGGTCCAAGCCGCCTTGGTGCGGGGCTTCCGCCGCTACTTGGACCGGCAGGACTTCACGGAGATCTTCACCCCCAAGGTGGTGCGGGCCGGGGCGGAAGGGGGCTCGGGGCTTTTCGGCGTGGACTACTTTGAACACCGGGCCTACCTGGCCCAGTCGCCCCAGCTCTACAAGCAGATCATGGTGGGGGTGTTCGAGCGGGTCTACGAGGTAGCCCCGGTGTGGCGCATGGAGGAGCACAACACCAGCCGCCACCTGAACGAGTACCTCTCCCTGGACGTGGAGATGGGCTTCCTCAGGGGGGAAGAAGACCTCATGCGCCTGGAGGAGGAGCTCCTTCAGGAAATGTTGGAGGAGGCCCTCACCAGCGCGGGGAACGAGATCCGGCTCCTCGAGGCCGAGTGGCCCTCCATCCCCAAGGACATCCCCCGCCTAACCCTGGCGGAGGCCCGCCGCCTCCTCAAGGAGGAGCTCGGCTACCCCGCCGGGCAGGACCTCTCCGAGGAGGCGGAGCGCCTTTTGGGCCAGTACGCCAAGGAGCGCTGGGGTACGGACTGGCTCTTCCTCACCCGCTACCCCAAGGCGGTGCGCCCCTTCTACACCTACCCCGAGCCCGACGGCACCACCCGGAGCTTTGACCTCCTCTTCCGCGGCCTGGAGATCACCTCGGGAGGCCAGCGCATCCACCGCTACGAGGAGCTTTTGCGAAGCCTAGAGGAAAAGGGCATGGACCCCGAGGGCTTCAAGGGGTACCTGGAGGTCTTCAAGTACGGCATGCCCCCCCATGGGGGCTTCGCCATCGGGGCGGAAAGGCTCACGCAAAAGCTCCTGGGCCTGCCCAACGTGCGCTACGCCCGGGCCTTTCCCCGAGACCGCCATCGGCTTACCCCCTAG